CTGCCGCCGAAGAACCCGCCGAGGAATGAGCGTCGTCTCGGTCAAGCAAGCCTATGGTTTGCCGCCCGGAAGCGAGATCACCGTGCGCGGCTGGGTTCGCTCGCGCCGAGACAGCAAAGGCGTCTCGTTTATCGACATCAACGACGGCTCGCAGATGAAAGGGCTTCAAGCCGTCATCGAAGCGGGCACGGTGGACGACCAGATATTGCACCAGTTGACCACGGGCAGCTGCGTGTCGGCCACAGGCGCATTGGTCGCCTCGCCATCGCCCCAGCAGCCGATCGAGCTCAAACTGGGGTCGCTGCATCTTTACGGCACGGCCGACCCGGCCGCTTATCCGTTGCAAAAGAAGGGCCACACAATGGAGTTTCTGCGCGAGATCGCCCATCTAAGGCCGCGCAGCAACACCTTTGGCGCCGTCTTCCGTGTGCGGTCGGCGCTCAGCTTCGCTATTCACAAGTTCTTCATCGAACGGGGCTTCTACTACATCCACACGCCCATCATCTCGACCTCGGATTGCGAAGGCGCAGGCTCCATGTTCGAGGTGCATACGCCTGGTGAGCCTTTCTTTGGCAAGGAGGCTTTTCTCACCGTCTCCGGCCAATTGGAGGCCGAAACGCTGGCGCTGGCGTTAGAGAAAGTCTATACTTTTGGCCCGACATTCAGGGCGGAGAACAGCAATACCCCGCGCCACCTGGCCGAGTTCTGGATGATCGAGCCGGAGATGGCCTTTTACGAGCTTGAAGACAACATGCGCCTGGCCGAGGAGTTTCTCAAGTTCATCATCCACTATCTTTTGGAGAACTGCGCGGACGACCTTGAGTTCTTTAACCAGCGCATCGAGCCGACGCTGATAGAGACGCTGCGCGGCGTGGCCGAATCCAGTTTCGCGCATGTAACTTACACCGAGGCGGTCGAAATCCTGCAGAAAGCCGGGCGCGAATGGGAGTTTCGGCCCTTCTGGGGTTG
The DNA window shown above is from Armatimonadota bacterium and carries:
- the asnS gene encoding asparagine--tRNA ligase yields the protein MSVVSVKQAYGLPPGSEITVRGWVRSRRDSKGVSFIDINDGSQMKGLQAVIEAGTVDDQILHQLTTGSCVSATGALVASPSPQQPIELKLGSLHLYGTADPAAYPLQKKGHTMEFLREIAHLRPRSNTFGAVFRVRSALSFAIHKFFIERGFYYIHTPIISTSDCEGAGSMFEVHTPGEPFFGKEAFLTVSGQLEAETLALALEKVYTFGPTFRAENSNTPRHLAEFWMIEPEMAFYELEDNMRLAEEFLKFIIHYLLENCADDLEFFNQRIEPTLIETLRGVAESSFAHVTYTEAVEILQKAGREWEFRPFWGCDLQTEHERYLSEESFKRPVIVTDYPKEIKAFYMRMNDDERTVRAMDVLAPRVGEIIGGSQREERLEPLRQRMIEAGLSEEAYWWYLDLRRYGTAPHSGFGLGLERMMMYVTGMKNIRDVTPFPRTPGNAEF